CCCCTCCCGCCGCCAAGCCGACGCCGCCCCTGCCACCACGGAGGCCTCCCTAGCCCCGGGCTCCCACGTGCCCAACCAGACCCACTGGCAGTCGCCTCCCCGGTCTCCTTGAGGGACAAGTCTGAGGCGAACTAAAGGTCACAGTACCCCACCACCCCAGGCCTCCACCTCAGAGAAGCTACTCAACAATAAGAGGCCATTCTTGGTCAAGGTCCTAGACCCTGGGTCCTGACCTGAAGCTCCATCACACAGCAACATACACAGACACGTCACATACCACAGGGTCAAATTATAGATCTATACACTCAAATAGGCAGAAACACAGACAAGCAAAGGTGCAGACACACACAGGACACAGGGCAACACAAGGAGACAGTCACTCACTCCCTCAGAAACTTCTTCAGGCCTAGAGCAAGATCAGGGCGGGCTGTGGCTCCCCTAGGTAGGCCCTAAGTGGAGTACCTTTCACCAGAGGCCGATGACCAGTGGGCCCCAGGCTGGGCAGTCTATCAGAGCCCTTCAAGACTGGCCTGGCCTGTTTGAGGGGAGTCGGATGGGCACCGGACCCTGCCTCCGGAAGCCTGAGAGGACTTGGTTTGGGGCAGTGTGGCCCCTTGAGTACAGGTCCCTTCCTGGAGGCCCAAAGCAGAAAGGCTGTTCTGCCTCTCCTCACCCCACACGCTTTTGCACAGACCCACAGTCTGGGCCAAAGTTCCAAGGCTGGAACAGGAGCAGGGGGACTAGGGAGTCTTGGGGTCGCCTAGCCCAGGGTCTAGCTCTATGCTACCTATCCTACTCCGCCGACAGCCCCTGGAGGATGAGGCTTGTGGGAGTCCCAAGTCGCGGTCGGCAGCGGCCTGTgccttctgcctcttctctctaAGGCCAGCCGGGAACCCAGACTCGACTCGTGGCTGCTTCCCAGGGGGCTTGAGGGCCTGGCCCGGCGGGAGGATCGTGGTCTTGGATCCAGGGAACGTAAGGGCGGCGGGAAGTGAGGCCGAGAAAAGAGACCCGCGCAGGAGCGAGAGCTGAGAGCTGAGTGCCGAGGTCGGAAGCGGGAGCGGAGGGAGCCGGGGCGAGCGCAGGCAGGCGAGGAGCAGGCAGCGGAGAGTGCGTAATCGTCCCTTGAGTTGTCCTTCGGCCGCCGATCGATCTCGGGCCTGGCCCGTGCATTATTCACGCCAGAGGGAATTGGCCTGGGCCCGAGGGGGAAGGACGCCGAGCCGGGACAGAACGAAAATGAAGCGGGCGGCTCGGCCTCACGCTGCCACCGACCAGGACGAAGCCTGAAGTCCGGGAAGAAGGGCCCGCCAGCTGCGCTGCTTTACTTGGGCTCGAGGTCTCTGCTGGGCCCGGCAGCGCGACGGGCACTGGAGTTCGGAGcgggatgtgtgtatgtgtgtgtgtgtgtatgtgtgtgtgtagggtaCAAGGGGTGGGGAATCTGTTAATCTGTTCTTGCCTTGCGTCTGATTCTGGGTCTAGCTCTTTCGGCCGGAGAACGTCGGCCgggagggaagaaagagtttGTTCACATCGCGCCTCTTTCTCCGAAATTACAGAGCCGCAATGCCGGCGGAAGGTACTCCCGAAGCTATACATCCCCCTTCCCTCCGCCTGACCGGGCCCAGGGACTCTGAGAGGGCATCAGGGTGCGCTTCTCAGAGCACGGGTCCTGCGGAAGAGTCGCGGAGCGGCCCACGCTGGGAGAACTCTTCGAGCATGACGATCCCGCGAGCATAGAAAGGTAGCAGACGGCTGAACTTGGGGGAAGCACGGAGAGGAGCTGGGCGACCTGGCGCGCAGAGGGGGCTGCGGGGAGCCACTGGGCGGGAGAAGGGTATCGCAGAGCCCGGGCCGCGGCCAGGCGGGGCGCGCGCGGGCCGGACTCACCTGTGAACCTGTCCTTTGTGTATCTCCGGTTACTCTCCATCCAGGGGAAGGTGAGGCCGGTGAGGTTGTTGACGCCCGGCACGGCAGGCACGGAGGGCACGGTGGGCAAGCCGGTAGCCAGAGGCTGAGGGTGGGCCACCGCTCCAGCTAGCGGTCTGTGCGCGGGCACACGGATCACCCCCGCAGCGCTCAGCGTcgcccccgcgccgccgccgccgcccccgccaccgccgccgccgccgcccggacCGGGGCCGCCCGCCAAGGCCATGTTCATGTTGTAGGAGCCGGCCAGCGGGCCCATGCTgcaggcgccgccgccgccgccgccccccgccgGGCCACCAGAGCCGCCCGGACCGCCAGCGCCATAGGCCCCTgcgcccccggcccccgccccggcTGGGGGGCCCCCGCCGCCGTAAGCGTAGGGGCCTCCAACCAAACAGCCAAGGCCATATTCTCCGTCCTGGAGGCGCGAGGCGGGCCCCATGCAGCCGCCCTGGTCCGGGCTGTTGAGGATCTGGTCGATGCCGAAGCTGATGGGCTCCGCGTGGCCCGGGTGGAGATGGTGCGGACCCAGGTGCTCCATGCtagcccccagccccggccccgcgGGGGGGCCTGGGCGGCGGCGCTCGCTGTGCTTGGCTCGGAGGGCAGCACGGAGGGGCGCGGAGGCGGCAGCGGCGCCTGGCTGCGCGGAGACTTGGAGGCGAAGTGCGCGGAAGGGCTAAAgtaagggggaggggaagaagaaggggCGCCGTATTCTTCCCCTCTCCGCCTGCTCCTTCCCCTCTCCGGCTCCTCGCTCGCTGTTGACTCTGGGACATCAATCACCGGGCGAAAAAGCCTGGTGCGAGCGAGCCCTGCCGTTTCGGCCGGGTCTCTCCATTGGCTGTGCGCGGAGAGAAGCGGGGTGAATGACAgcgcgggggaggggcggagagGGGGCGAGGGAGGCCGGGAGCCAGACAGATGCAGGAGCCAGAGACAGAGGGACggagacagaggctcagagaagtaattcgggaagagagagaagaacgGAACCAGAGActtaaaaggagaaaggaaaggaacagGA
This is a stretch of genomic DNA from Equus caballus isolate H_3958 breed thoroughbred chromosome 1, TB-T2T, whole genome shotgun sequence. It encodes these proteins:
- the TLX1 gene encoding T-cell leukemia homeobox protein 1 isoform X2, which translates into the protein MEHLGPHHLHPGHAEPISFGIDQILNSPDQGGCMGPASRLQDGEYGLGCLVGGPYAYGGGGPPAGAGAGGAGAYGAGGPGGSGGPAGGGGGGGACSMGPLAGSYNMNMALAGGPGPGGGGGGGGGGGGGAGATLSAAGVIRVPAHRPLAGAVAHPQPLATGLPTVPSVPAVPGVNNLTGLTFPWMESNRRYTKDRFTGHPYQNRTPPKKKKPRTSFTRLQICELEKRFHRQKYLASAERAALAKALKMTDAQVKTWFQNRRTKWRRQTAEEREAERQQANRILLQLQQEAFQKSLAQPLPADPLCVHNSSLFALQNLQPWSDDSTKITSVTSVASACE
- the TLX1 gene encoding T-cell leukemia homeobox protein 1 isoform X1, translated to MEHLGPHHLHPGHAEPISFGIDQILNSPDQGGCMGPASRLQDGEYGLGCLVGGPYAYGGGGPPAGAGAGGAGAYGAGGPGGSGGPAGGGGGGGACSMGPLAGSYNMNMALAGGPGPGGGGGGGGGGGGGAGATLSAAGVIRVPAHRPLAGAVAHPQPLATGLPTVPSVPAVPGVNNLTGLTFPWMESNRRYTKDRFTVALSPFTVTRRIGHPYQNRTPPKKKKPRTSFTRLQICELEKRFHRQKYLASAERAALAKALKMTDAQVKTWFQNRRTKWRRQTAEEREAERQQANRILLQLQQEAFQKSLAQPLPADPLCVHNSSLFALQNLQPWSDDSTKITSVTSVASACE